The Vallitalea okinawensis genome window below encodes:
- a CDS encoding response regulator, with protein MMNQLYPLKIIIVDDEERIIQNISKSILSLDDATQIVATAYNGEDALKLISKHRPHIVFTDIKMPKMDGLELAREIKRQFPNIYVVIISGFSHFEYAQQAIKYGVFNYLLKPIAKEKIVDVIAEIRKNIIATIRSHSQREIIIPENGDNSLNNSQYCVFLICLNNLCHDPMDEEIRRYYDDHINSSDWKELFEELHLPNWVLVDEYYSNEKVIVVGQDHDCNPKALARRIIRKIEKKLWNMPITVCTHQEGIVREEIWGYTQRLRNLLHQRLVPTKVNFFILEQDEKVVDSELRYSIKSRIDQNFKTAVKAKNYSKIQEELLGIIDYMGKAEISQKHYEKALVSMLQVLELYLEGFDTEEADKLRIELFRKLHYTRDHSDIKDKMMVCLNNYFRKATDHSDNIQEEILDYVNTNFITIDRVEDIAERFNYNYTYLSRLFKKMTGVSMSKYITKKRIELAKEIMMHQPNLSLSEVGAMVGYNDPHYFSRAFKVSTGMSPSNYKTRN; from the coding sequence ATGATGAACCAGCTCTATCCATTAAAGATAATAATCGTCGATGATGAAGAAAGAATCATTCAAAATATTTCAAAGAGTATATTATCATTGGATGATGCCACACAGATAGTAGCTACGGCATATAATGGGGAGGATGCTTTAAAATTAATTTCAAAGCATCGACCTCATATTGTTTTTACAGATATAAAGATGCCAAAGATGGATGGGTTAGAATTGGCTAGGGAGATAAAGAGGCAATTTCCAAACATATATGTAGTTATTATCAGTGGATTTTCACATTTTGAATATGCTCAACAAGCCATAAAGTATGGTGTTTTTAACTACCTACTTAAGCCTATTGCTAAAGAGAAGATTGTGGATGTTATAGCAGAAATACGTAAAAATATAATAGCAACTATAAGAAGCCATAGTCAAAGAGAGATTATTATACCTGAAAATGGGGACAATTCTTTAAACAACTCTCAGTACTGTGTTTTTTTGATATGTTTAAATAATCTGTGCCATGATCCCATGGATGAAGAAATAAGACGTTATTATGATGATCACATAAACAGTTCTGATTGGAAAGAGCTATTTGAAGAACTTCATCTACCTAATTGGGTATTGGTAGATGAGTATTATAGTAACGAAAAAGTTATTGTTGTGGGTCAAGATCATGATTGCAATCCAAAAGCTTTAGCAAGAAGGATAATAAGAAAAATTGAAAAGAAGCTATGGAACATGCCCATTACTGTTTGTACTCATCAAGAAGGTATTGTGAGAGAAGAGATATGGGGATATACTCAGCGCTTACGCAACCTTCTACATCAACGATTAGTACCAACAAAGGTAAACTTCTTTATACTTGAGCAAGATGAAAAAGTGGTAGATAGCGAATTGCGCTACAGTATTAAATCACGGATTGATCAAAATTTTAAAACCGCAGTAAAGGCCAAGAATTATAGCAAAATACAAGAAGAACTATTAGGCATCATCGATTACATGGGAAAAGCTGAGATTAGTCAGAAACACTATGAAAAAGCACTTGTTAGTATGTTGCAAGTGTTAGAGTTATATTTGGAGGGCTTTGATACAGAAGAAGCTGATAAGTTAAGGATAGAGCTTTTTAGAAAACTACATTATACGAGAGATCACAGTGATATAAAAGATAAAATGATGGTTTGCTTGAATAACTATTTTAGAAAAGCCACTGATCATAGTGACAATATCCAAGAGGAAATACTGGACTATGTTAACACTAATTTTATAACCATAGATCGAGTAGAAGATATTGCAGAGCGCTTTAATTATAATTACACTTATTTATCTCGCCTGTTTAAAAAAATGACAGGTGTTTCTATGAGTAAATACATTACAAAGAAAAGAATTGAACTTGCTAAAGAGATTATGATGCACCAACCTAACCTGAGCTTAAGTGAAGTTGGTGCTATGGTAGGGTACAATGATCCTCACTACTTCAGTCGAGCATTTAAAGTATCAACTGGGATGAGTCCAAGTAACTATAAAACTAGGAATTAA
- a CDS encoding carbohydrate ABC transporter permease: MKQHYQLARKLYLIVKELLAWCLTLVVLVPFTIVVLNAFKTDYAALNMSLSLPSSFEWENFVTVWEIGNIPRSYMNSLILSVSSVTLSVFFSTICAFVLARNKTRINHWIYIYFSLGLMFPVNMVTVVKVMRIFGLYNTRLGVIILFTALIIPLSVFLYYGFINSIPTELDEAAIMDGAGGYRIFFSIIFPMLKPVTVTVIMINFLSTWNDFTIPLYLLPDPDKAVIVQQVYNFFGTFTAQWNLVSVTIIYAILPILIVYIIGQKYIISGMVAGAVKG; the protein is encoded by the coding sequence ATGAAACAACATTATCAATTAGCTAGAAAATTATACCTTATAGTCAAAGAGTTATTAGCATGGTGTTTAACCTTAGTAGTGTTAGTCCCCTTTACTATAGTTGTATTAAATGCATTCAAAACTGATTATGCTGCACTTAACATGAGTCTGAGTTTGCCCAGTAGTTTTGAATGGGAGAACTTTGTAACAGTATGGGAAATTGGAAATATTCCAAGATCCTATATGAATAGCTTAATATTGAGTGTATCTTCTGTAACATTAAGTGTTTTCTTTTCAACGATATGCGCCTTTGTACTTGCTAGAAATAAAACAAGAATTAATCATTGGATTTATATATATTTTTCATTAGGACTTATGTTCCCAGTCAATATGGTGACAGTTGTAAAAGTTATGCGTATCTTTGGCTTGTACAATACACGTTTAGGTGTAATCATCCTATTTACAGCGTTAATTATACCCTTAAGTGTTTTTCTCTATTATGGTTTTATTAATAGCATTCCCACAGAGTTAGATGAAGCAGCGATAATGGATGGGGCAGGTGGCTACAGAATATTTTTCAGTATAATTTTTCCAATGCTAAAGCCTGTAACTGTAACAGTTATCATGATTAACTTTTTAAGTACGTGGAATGACTTTACTATACCACTATATCTATTGCCAGACCCAGATAAAGCGGTTATTGTTCAGCAAGTTTATAATTTCTTTGGGACTTTTACTGCTCAGTGGAACTTAGTAAGTGTAACGATTATTTATGCTATACTACCAATTCTCATCGTTTATATAATTGGACAGAAATATATCATTTCTGGAATGGTTGCTGGTGCTGTTAAAGGCTAG
- a CDS encoding helix-turn-helix domain-containing protein, with the protein MRDLITIGELAKLMDVSIHQLRYFEEKGILSPKRVEQNGYRLYGFNEIYRLAHILVLRKFDISVADIDKCFKNYKEEDYINLLNSKVTDLNEQIKELTTLRDFTMDLVDKLNNMRNSKEDYIIREMEERNIQQVYDINYEDTTTVKEFYDHFKEFTSLYQTDMITLYDDNRAYICMEVDKNSPETSYKLKDGKYLCYSFLADKDEVFIQVARDFLKYAYNNGFNLTGKLIVQDNTMLSICYNHHIYYEIQALINEN; encoded by the coding sequence TTGAGAGATTTAATTACTATAGGAGAACTTGCTAAATTGATGGATGTATCTATCCATCAATTAAGATATTTTGAAGAAAAAGGTATACTATCGCCAAAAAGAGTAGAACAAAATGGATACAGATTATACGGATTCAACGAAATATATAGACTTGCTCATATTTTGGTTTTAAGAAAATTTGATATTTCAGTAGCTGATATTGATAAGTGTTTTAAAAATTATAAAGAAGAAGACTATATTAATTTATTAAATTCTAAAGTAACTGATCTTAATGAGCAAATAAAAGAGCTTACTACTTTAAGAGATTTCACCATGGATCTCGTTGATAAATTAAATAATATGCGCAACTCAAAAGAGGATTATATTATTAGAGAAATGGAAGAACGAAATATTCAACAAGTCTATGATATCAATTATGAAGATACAACAACAGTTAAGGAATTCTATGATCACTTTAAGGAGTTTACAAGTTTATATCAAACAGATATGATTACTCTTTATGATGACAATAGGGCATATATATGTATGGAAGTAGATAAGAATAGTCCTGAAACTTCTTATAAACTAAAAGATGGAAAGTATCTATGTTATTCTTTTCTTGCAGACAAGGATGAAGTCTTCATTCAAGTAGCAAGGGATTTTTTGAAATATGCTTATAATAATGGTTTTAATCTTACTGGGAAGCTTATTGTTCAAGATAATACCATGCTTTCCATATGCTATAACCATCACATATATTATGAAATACAGGCTTTAATAAATGAAAATTAA
- a CDS encoding carbohydrate ABC transporter permease has protein sequence MMKKKIYRWEFAAPALIFYSVFFILPVILGFYYSLTNWNAIKLSGEVAKFIGFDNFKKIFTTPTLTAIIFRTIYFGLVTTVFKNVIGFNLALLFNKGLKTKNTLRSIFFLPSMLSPLIIGLIFGSLFMSNGFVNQLLTSIGLGHITVPWLTTKSTALGTTMFVEIWRQTGFNMVIYLAGLQLIDKVYYEAASIDGASAFQQLIHITIPRMLPSFAINLLLNLSQGLKAFDIIFVLTGGGPAGSTELINTIVFKEFGKKLYGMSAAYGVIVFVITAIFGLIALKVTNKDVDS, from the coding sequence ATGATGAAGAAAAAAATATATCGATGGGAATTTGCAGCTCCAGCATTGATTTTTTACAGCGTATTTTTTATTCTCCCAGTAATTCTTGGCTTTTATTATTCCTTAACAAACTGGAATGCCATTAAGTTATCAGGTGAGGTAGCAAAATTTATTGGTTTCGATAACTTTAAAAAGATTTTCACAACGCCAACCTTAACAGCTATCATATTTAGAACAATCTATTTTGGCTTAGTGACAACAGTCTTTAAGAATGTCATTGGATTCAATCTTGCGTTACTTTTTAATAAGGGTTTGAAGACAAAGAATACATTGCGATCCATATTCTTTTTACCTTCCATGTTATCGCCATTAATTATTGGATTAATATTCGGTTCTCTATTTATGTCTAATGGTTTTGTTAATCAGTTATTAACGAGTATTGGGCTTGGGCATATTACAGTTCCTTGGCTTACGACAAAATCAACCGCATTAGGCACAACCATGTTTGTAGAAATCTGGCGTCAAACTGGTTTTAACATGGTTATCTATCTAGCAGGTTTACAGCTCATTGATAAAGTGTATTATGAAGCAGCTTCTATCGATGGAGCTTCTGCTTTTCAACAACTCATTCATATTACCATACCAAGAATGCTACCATCATTTGCAATTAATCTACTACTCAACTTGTCACAAGGATTAAAAGCCTTTGATATCATTTTTGTATTAACAGGTGGTGGGCCAGCTGGATCAACAGAATTGATTAATACAATTGTCTTCAAAGAGTTTGGTAAAAAACTTTACGGTATGTCTGCAGCCTATGGAGTTATTGTATTTGTTATTACAGCCATATTTGGATTAATTGCCTTAAAAGTAACTAATAAAGATGTGGATAGCTAG
- a CDS encoding ABC transporter substrate-binding protein, with amino-acid sequence MTKRFFSLLIVMTLLASMFIGCTSEEVTPEKEEVIKEVVKEVEVVKEVDKPGSITLMASQNWIKDVDRELFNMFQEETGIEVKVLLTPDNGYQTLLGTSLSGGSSAVDIFMYPAGSEMVSAGIPDVALDLSNEPWVANLEEWAVAANTEGDKLYGFSTWGVDYEGVLYNKSFFKENGLVIPNTWDEFVTLCDTIIDLGKVPLYENINGVWHTQSWLYAMTPVLYKEDPDFIKKLNETPDNKFASSAKLREGLTQLKDFLGAKEGGKPKYYTNDGQAEDWFGSYISLQNRDTVMMFTYSAYVSELEANGSSDEWGMFPLPIAGNKTGVSNGGGISKYVNKHSNDIEACKQLLAYLAEPENLETYYAARTDLVSSAFKDVKAVKPTSATAEIADRSEGLIPIMMLKEILYWDPDLYSYFQGFAEGTMTVDEFVDNMDAYRATLFEAAAN; translated from the coding sequence GTGACAAAGCGATTTTTTAGCTTGCTGATAGTAATGACACTTCTCGCATCGATGTTTATTGGATGTACAAGTGAAGAAGTTACACCTGAGAAAGAGGAAGTAATAAAGGAAGTTGTTAAAGAAGTAGAGGTAGTCAAAGAGGTTGATAAACCTGGTTCAATTACTTTGATGGCATCACAAAACTGGATCAAAGATGTTGATCGTGAACTTTTCAATATGTTTCAAGAAGAAACGGGGATTGAAGTTAAAGTATTATTGACACCAGATAATGGGTATCAAACATTATTAGGAACATCTCTTTCTGGTGGAAGTAGTGCCGTGGATATTTTCATGTATCCAGCAGGTTCTGAAATGGTATCAGCAGGTATTCCTGATGTAGCTCTTGATCTTTCTAATGAGCCATGGGTGGCTAATTTAGAGGAGTGGGCTGTTGCAGCTAATACAGAAGGAGATAAGCTTTATGGTTTTAGTACATGGGGTGTTGATTACGAGGGTGTCCTTTATAATAAATCATTTTTTAAAGAAAATGGTTTAGTAATTCCAAATACATGGGACGAATTTGTTACTTTATGCGATACAATAATAGATTTAGGTAAAGTACCTTTATATGAAAACATAAATGGTGTTTGGCATACACAAAGTTGGTTATATGCTATGACACCTGTACTTTATAAAGAAGACCCCGATTTTATTAAGAAGTTAAATGAAACACCTGATAATAAGTTTGCATCAAGTGCAAAACTTAGAGAAGGTCTAACACAATTGAAAGATTTTTTAGGCGCTAAGGAAGGTGGAAAGCCTAAATATTATACTAATGATGGTCAAGCGGAAGATTGGTTTGGTAGTTATATTTCCTTACAGAATCGTGATACAGTAATGATGTTTACTTATAGCGCATATGTATCCGAACTAGAAGCCAATGGAAGTTCAGATGAGTGGGGAATGTTCCCATTACCGATTGCTGGAAACAAGACGGGGGTTTCTAATGGTGGTGGAATCTCTAAATACGTTAACAAACATAGTAACGATATTGAAGCTTGTAAGCAACTCTTAGCTTATCTTGCTGAACCTGAGAATCTAGAGACTTATTATGCTGCAAGAACTGATCTTGTCAGTTCAGCATTCAAAGATGTTAAAGCAGTTAAACCTACCTCAGCCACTGCTGAAATAGCTGATCGCTCAGAGGGACTTATTCCTATCATGATGTTGAAAGAGATACTTTATTGGGATCCGGATCTTTACTCATATTTCCAAGGCTTTGCTGAGGGAACAATGACTGTTGATGAATTCGTTGACAATATGGATGCTTATCGAGCAACTCTATTTGAAGCAGCTGCAAACTAA
- a CDS encoding cache domain-containing sensor histidine kinase, translating into MKKMTLSTKLFKVYIIFYSLFFSTLLIVFGFYIGNNINEKLRVTQEQLLESMNKNIENFFVDMNDFSMTLVNSKQFKEITIRDLPDAYSNKESVSGYFKDLYLMAYKMIDKEYQVGIYDNEGHFTWLGNNYFITETDKDHHFYKKYTPYGQLNIDHITEHPIVKSYDQTVSNEQTDTIAVIRTININNLFHKPEGYIEVHAPYNRLVTIIEDIVSKSEEDIRVYLFDENGRVIYGKDDFIELDDFQDSQGIGLGRYRKEDEMIYVSSLLSSNLYMVTSTPRTFMNTSLKQYLMIAVCVFILLNLLLMFITYRIAIKITTPLNAICNEVDRIELDLKKEEYNFKDINTDIYEIDVLKKTLKNMQEKLRASLEEIIQLESFEVQSKLIALQSQIKPHFMYNTLMTIDALSQEQEHDKVSNVCHSLTSMLRYISTDGDDLVLLSEEVRHVDQYVTIMKERFSQIDVEWDIPLEMMDIYVPKLILQPLVENSLKYKKDLGAHIKISGSLINNFWRIKVLDDGNGFDDDTIHYIMELNKEMGQNYREVSLEIDGMGLPNIYIRLQLLYGESMYFRIHKEVEEGSCIEIGGKVER; encoded by the coding sequence ATGAAAAAGATGACGTTATCAACAAAGTTATTTAAAGTATATATCATTTTTTATAGTTTATTCTTTTCTACCTTGTTAATTGTATTCGGATTTTACATAGGCAATAATATTAATGAAAAATTGCGAGTAACGCAGGAACAGCTCCTAGAAAGCATGAATAAAAATATAGAAAATTTCTTTGTAGATATGAATGATTTCTCTATGACTCTTGTGAATTCCAAGCAATTTAAGGAGATAACCATTAGGGACTTACCTGATGCCTATTCTAATAAAGAAAGTGTAAGTGGTTATTTTAAAGACCTTTATTTAATGGCATATAAGATGATTGATAAAGAATATCAAGTTGGTATCTATGATAATGAGGGTCACTTCACTTGGCTAGGGAATAACTACTTCATAACTGAAACGGATAAAGATCATCATTTTTATAAGAAGTACACACCTTATGGACAATTAAATATAGATCATATTACTGAGCATCCTATTGTAAAGTCCTATGATCAAACTGTATCTAATGAACAAACTGATACCATTGCTGTTATTCGAACCATTAATATCAATAATCTTTTTCATAAACCAGAAGGATATATTGAGGTCCATGCACCCTATAATAGGTTAGTAACAATTATAGAAGATATTGTGAGTAAGAGCGAAGAAGACATAAGGGTATATCTTTTTGATGAAAATGGACGTGTTATTTATGGTAAAGATGACTTTATAGAGTTAGATGATTTTCAAGACAGTCAAGGCATTGGTCTAGGTCGTTATAGAAAAGAGGATGAAATGATTTATGTTAGTTCATTACTTTCATCTAATCTGTATATGGTTACCTCAACACCAAGAACCTTTATGAATACTTCTTTGAAGCAGTACTTAATGATAGCTGTTTGTGTCTTTATACTTCTAAATCTATTGCTTATGTTTATTACTTATCGTATTGCAATCAAAATAACTACACCTTTAAATGCTATCTGCAATGAAGTAGATCGTATTGAATTAGACTTAAAAAAAGAAGAATATAATTTTAAAGACATTAATACAGATATATATGAAATCGACGTATTGAAAAAAACACTAAAGAATATGCAAGAAAAGCTTAGAGCGTCCTTAGAGGAAATTATACAATTAGAATCATTTGAAGTGCAATCAAAACTTATAGCGTTGCAATCTCAGATCAAACCCCACTTTATGTATAATACACTCATGACCATTGATGCTTTAAGTCAAGAGCAAGAACATGATAAAGTCTCTAACGTATGTCACTCTCTAACCAGTATGTTGAGATATATATCCACTGATGGCGATGATTTAGTCTTATTGTCAGAAGAAGTTAGACATGTAGATCAATATGTGACTATTATGAAAGAACGGTTTTCCCAGATTGATGTTGAGTGGGATATACCTTTAGAGATGATGGACATTTATGTGCCAAAGTTAATACTTCAACCTTTAGTAGAGAATAGTTTAAAGTATAAAAAAGACCTAGGTGCTCATATAAAAATCTCCGGGAGTTTAATCAATAATTTTTGGCGTATTAAGGTCTTGGATGATGGGAATGGATTTGATGATGATACGATTCACTACATTATGGAACTCAATAAGGAAATGGGGCAAAATTACAGGGAAGTGAGTCTAGAAATTGATGGTATGGGATTACCGAATATCTATATTCGTCTACAACTTCTTTATGGAGAAAGCATGTATTTTAGGATTCATAAAGAAGTAGAAGAGGGTAGTTGTATTGAAATAGGTGGAAAGGTGGAGCGATAA
- a CDS encoding acyltransferase family protein, with amino-acid sequence MNRNYKESNRIYYLDFMRGLAIFFMIMQHTMIIHELTGGEGNTIIGNIFILLGTAPAAPVFMFIMGLFIMKSKKSSKDVFLRGVKLLGLGYALNLLRFTLPMLIAGEQGAISMFFGVDILQLAGLSFMMAAFLRKFAKNKFIFPVLIVVILLVSPYLWGSGNVIFDLLWGAGGNVAFPFFSWCIYPMLGMYLSPHLLHVSLSNQTKKHLLVWGIAIGVIGFLTLDLFPASDYSRYGLGASFMIISFVFLWLLVCEFLINKITIMRENRISKLLFYWSENVTDVYIIQWVIYGWSMLLIGANEQIDFVALMIGFIVLALTHVLIKYTSIRRLIPKI; translated from the coding sequence TTGAATAGAAATTATAAAGAGTCTAATCGGATTTATTATTTGGATTTTATGCGAGGCTTGGCTATATTCTTTATGATCATGCAACATACTATGATTATACATGAACTTACTGGGGGAGAAGGCAATACAATCATTGGGAACATCTTTATACTTTTAGGAACTGCTCCAGCAGCTCCCGTGTTTATGTTTATTATGGGTCTTTTTATAATGAAATCAAAAAAAAGTTCGAAAGATGTCTTTTTAAGAGGAGTTAAGCTTTTAGGATTGGGGTATGCATTAAATTTACTTCGTTTTACACTTCCTATGCTAATAGCTGGAGAACAAGGAGCTATATCAATGTTTTTTGGTGTGGATATTTTACAACTTGCAGGACTTTCTTTCATGATGGCGGCTTTTTTAAGAAAGTTTGCTAAGAATAAATTTATATTCCCAGTATTAATTGTTGTAATTTTACTTGTCTCACCATATCTATGGGGGAGTGGAAACGTTATCTTTGACCTTTTATGGGGTGCAGGCGGTAATGTAGCTTTTCCATTCTTTTCATGGTGCATATACCCAATGTTAGGCATGTATTTGAGCCCACACCTATTGCATGTATCATTATCTAATCAAACAAAAAAACATTTGCTTGTTTGGGGTATTGCAATAGGAGTCATTGGCTTTCTTACACTGGATCTTTTCCCAGCATCGGATTATTCCAGATATGGATTAGGAGCAAGTTTTATGATTATAAGTTTCGTTTTTCTATGGTTATTAGTTTGTGAATTTCTTATAAATAAGATAACCATAATGAGGGAAAATAGAATTTCTAAGCTATTGTTCTATTGGAGTGAAAATGTTACAGATGTCTATATCATTCAGTGGGTTATATATGGATGGAGCATGCTACTAATAGGTGCTAATGAGCAAATTGATTTTGTAGCACTTATGATAGGGTTTATTGTCCTTGCATTGACTCACGTATTAATAAAATACACTTCAATAAGACGGTTGATTCCTAAAATTTAG